The Tenebrio molitor chromosome 2, icTenMoli1.1, whole genome shotgun sequence DNA segment ATATCAAACAAGAGAAACTTGAAGTGACAACAATTGAAGAACAGAACAATCCCTCCATGTACGTTggctacaatttaaaatttaaacagaaaaaaattcgtatCTTCTCTGACTAACATAAATAACCTTGAAGTAATTATATTGCTTGCAGATATTTACTTGTATATATGCAATAAATTAGCCAAAATGATTTGTGTGTCCTCTGTtgtaaaaaagtgttatcTTATTTTGCCATTAACCGTGTCAAAGAAAAAAAGCGACACATTGATCAAGAACGTTGTGATGAATCTGAAAAGACGATGTGTGATTTTGTGCCCCATCATGTTACTCTCCGTGATGTTTTCTTCCTTACTGGTGTCCCAAAACTACTCAGGTAATTTGTAAACCAACATTAACATTATCTGAAGCAAGGGTTTGAAGGTGTGTCATCAGTAGAAGGTTGGGACGCCAACGCCTCCAGAAACATGATGGACTACATCAACGAAACGCTCCCACCTCACATGATGCCGAAAGACTTTTGCAAAACGAAGAAACTCTTACTGGTCATGATATGCTCCAGACCCGACGGCTTCGAAATTCGCAGCGCCATAAGAGAAACGTGGGGCCGGAAACGTAATACTTTGTTGCATAACTAGACGAGGCCGCATCACTCGCCTCCTTCGCGCTTAATTATCACTTTGCAAATCTAACCGCTATGGTTTCATTAACACTTTGGAATTTTCTAGATGCAGACGCGTCGTTCTTCTTCTTACTGGGCGAAGTCAAAAATGACTACCTCCTACAAGTGAGTTTTAAGCTGGCGCAAATATCAATGGTCTTTCAGTTTTCTCTTTAGCACAAGGTGGAAGTGGAACACATCCGGTACGGCGATACGATCCAAGAACGCTTCGTCGACACCTACAACAATCTGTCCATCAAGTCTGTGAACATGTTGAAGTTGTTCAATAAGCACTGCGCCAAGTCGCACCTCTTCCTCATGAAAGTCGACGACGACGTCTTCCTCAACGTCAACAAAGTGGTCAGGGCTCTTGCGCTGCGCACACGCCACACAGGCTTGCTGTTGGGGAGAGTCAGAAGTCATACGAAACCGTTTCGAAGCAGAAGCAGTAAATGGTAAGTGATGTCAGTCTACAACCTTTTTCCTCTTTTCATTTTATCAGGTATATGCCCTATAAGTGGTACCGTCCAAAGACTTATCCCCCGTTCGTGTGCGGACCGGCGTACGTAATGTCGGTTGATGTTGCCTTAAAACTGTACAAATGTGCGATGAAGCACCAACtgatttatattgaagatgtgTATCTCACAGGGATATGTGCGCGTCTGATGCAAATTAAGCCGAAGAACAATGACCTGTTCACTTGCAACCGGTTGAGAATGAACATCTGTCAGTACAAGCATTTCTACACTCTCCATTACTATACGGCTGCTGAGATACGAGATAGTTATCGAGCGTTACAGAAGGATTATTGTACCAAGTATAAAGATTTTAGCGTTTTGAAGGTAAGCTACGGACAACAAAGGGACTTGCTTACTCCTGCTGCAACCGTCATAAGTCATGACCGTTCTTGACTCTCTATTTAATACTTCTATCATTTCGAAGAGGTCACCAAATGCAGATAAAGTGGCAAAATGCTTATCTTTCCTTTCTCACACAGATTATTAATAGCTACAAAAAGATAGCATTCACATGATATCAAATGAAGAGTGAATAGATGCTTTTTTATGGCGGAAGCGACTTCAACTCGAGTTGCAGCAAATCTAACAAGAGTTCATTACTATCCGTTCACTAGATAAAAGTGACAAACAACCAATTTTTGTGTACCTACTGTAATTTACACGTTTTAATTCGGTATAGTTGCGTTTTATTCGTGACACGTGATCTCATTTGACGTTTTCGGTGTTGGACACACTTTGACCGCGTTGGACctaatttagattttttcccAAACTATCAACCTGTTCGCTGTCGGCctatctaaatatttatttttttcagttttggaTTTTCTTCACAAATTTTCCATGAAGAATCCAAGGAATTCAGATATCGTTATTATTATAGTAAAGTACACAATCATTAAGTACACGTAAGGTGTTGACTTTGAcctgttttttatttgtattaaatCAGGGTTTACTTATAAAAACTCGCAGCATATCGaactattaataaaatatttgatttttattatctgtatttgattttttttataggtaAATAAATTGTAAGTGTTGATTTCACGTAATCAATATTAAAACCTGTCTacgtacagttggttgcaaaaaaaaacgaaaattttcctaatgtaaatttggttttgtctatttgtcaattaattgtctacttaacctatctctcgtaagaaggtttcacactatggaaaaattgtaaaaatgtgtcaattttattctgacagttcccgcttttttttgcaaccaactgtaataCATTCTAATTCATCGTAATCAATGATTCCTAATTTCGATGTCAGAATGTCATTTTGCTTTGTGATGCCTCAAGCACGTGCAATGCCGACGCAGGTTACAAAAATGTTCAATAACATTTCtcgataaattattttcggaGACTATGAATAAAAGTggaaaaaattggttttttaacgtccgtcaaaaaaagtgcaagttttttcattcgtttgcgttcataaaatatgtgatttatgaatcggtcaagaagcgttaaaaaaagtgccatagcggttcatttttgcacgcattttgcATTACAAAAAGTGCCggagtgtcattttttaacgcaattataaaatttttcattcataattagtagtttttttaacgagttcgtatgtaaattgggatttttttggcatgagtgggccaatttaaaacgcgacTAAAGCGAGcattttaaaggtccacgggttcacacaggagaaaattttcaaattttgagagtgtcgaaatgtcatctaaacttacgggcgccaaaaattttttgtatgcaactcgttagtaaagtatttttttttactgggCGGATTTACgcactcgctgcgctcgtgcggcaaattttccttttcgtaaaaaaagtattactttactcacttgttgcataaataactatttttttgttcgacactgtcagaatttgagaattttctcctgtgtgaacggatttttataaatgtcacaacttgtcaaaaagaaacgtcaagcttaagattttaagcgatttggagcctttaaggggctcgttgaacaaaaaaacattgtattcaactcgttcgtgtgtaaattcgCTTCCCACTTTTTTTTAAGGCACCGGTGAACCCTTTGTTTTGTCTCTAAAACACCGATTATATTGAAACCCCCATATATTCATATATTCTTTTACGGCCGTCCGTCGTCAAGACAACGGttgcgaaattgaatttcgcagcctGTTCTCGGTTTCTCGGTATGCaaagtgctcatttcgcgtacggttgcacacaaaataaattttggtaatattttaattttaaatacatactttCAAAGCAAAATCGAGCAGCTCATTAGCAATTTCTCTCCCAGTAACAAAACCACTCTAATAGATCGTTTCGGACATTTTGAACTTccacatttaataaaatacaactatataaataatttgaaaaagcatGGATCCTAATCAGGTAACGTAAAAATAACTCAATCCATCAACTATTGTTtcgtttttgacagttcagaTGTTTTTGAACTTATTTaggtactattgcgatcaaaaaattttggacactaatgtcatcgtgctgtcatacattctaaaacgacccttatgtattaataacctcaattttgattgtgtcaattttgaaaatgtgaatgtcagatttaccgagaaaatattcaaaaagttttaaaaatcagacGAATGGAATAAAaggaggttttaattaataaaaaatataaaataaatacccaaatgtactcgtattaagtgaaaaaattatattttaaacgggTATCatattgacaacaatttcatctttcatgtgacagtttcaataaagcatgatttagagtaatttttttaatgtgacagaagtttgatgtccaaaattttattatcgtaatAGTACTTACTTTATATGCTTTAATTACGTGCAGTTACTACTGATTTCGcaattcataatttcatttaacgTATTCGATATTTGACACATTTTGTCAGCGTTTAATCTTTAACTTTAATTAgtttaattacattttccGCCAAACACAACTTACAGCAGACAAATTTGGAATTATGTACCGGAGTGGAATAGACCGCAATCAATGACCCCAGCAGAAGAATTTTGACAGTCCCGCTAGAGGACGCtgttgtatttaaatttaaagacaATACACGTTTAGCGCCTAAAACCAATTCAACAAGTGTCATAGTGAAAGGTGAAGTCGACAGTGCGGAGGTAAGTttctgaatattttatttttgttgacgCAGATCACA contains these protein-coding regions:
- the LOC138123094 gene encoding beta-1,3-galactosyltransferase 1-like isoform X1; this translates as MLTVSQNILCFKVFLSLNHNKNVNPGDGSNIKQEKLEVTTIEEQNNPSMYVGYNLKFKQKKIHIYLYICNKLAKMICVSSVVKKCYLILPLTVSKKKSDTLIKNVVMNLKRRCVILCPIMLLSVMFSSLLVSQNYSGVSSVEGWDANASRNMMDYINETLPPHMMPKDFCKTKKLLLVMICSRPDGFEIRSAIRETWGRKHADASFFFLLGEVKNDYLLQHKVEVEHIRYGDTIQERFVDTYNNLSIKSVNMLKLFNKHCAKSHLFLMKVDDDVFLNVNKVVRALALRTRHTGLLLGRVRSHTKPFRSRSSKWYMPYKWYRPKTYPPFVCGPAYVMSVDVALKLYKCAMKHQLIYIEDVYLTGICARLMQIKPKNNDLFTCNRLRMNICQYKHFYTLHYYTAAEIRDSYRALQKDYCTKYKDFSVLKVSYGQQRDLLTPAATVISHDRS
- the LOC138123094 gene encoding beta-1,3-galactosyltransferase 1-like isoform X2, whose translation is MLTVSQNILCFKVFLSLNHNKNVNPGDGSNIKQEKLEVTTIEEQNNPSMYVGYNLKFKQKKIHIYLYICNKLAKMICVSSVVKKCYLILPLTVSKKKSDTLIKNVVMNLKRRCVILCPIMLLSVMFSSLLVSQNYSGVSSVEGWDANASRNMMDYINETLPPHMMPKDFCKTKKLLLVMICSRPDGFEIRSAIRETWGRKHADASFFFLLGEVKNDYLLQHKVEVEHIRYGDTIQERFVDTYNNLSIKSVNMLKLFNKHCAKSHLFLMKVDDDVFLNVNKVVRALALRTRHTGLLLGRVRSHTKPFRSRSSKWYMPYKWYRPKTYPPFVCGPAYVMSVDVALKLYKCAMKHQLIYIEDVYLTGICARLMQIKPKNNDLFTCNRLRMNICQYKHFYTLHYYTAAEIRDSYRALQKDYCTKYKDFSVLKFWIFFTNFP
- the LOC138123094 gene encoding beta-1,3-galactosyltransferase 1-like isoform X3; amino-acid sequence: MICVSSVVKKCYLILPLTVSKKKSDTLIKNVVMNLKRRCVILCPIMLLSVMFSSLLVSQNYSGVSSVEGWDANASRNMMDYINETLPPHMMPKDFCKTKKLLLVMICSRPDGFEIRSAIRETWGRKHADASFFFLLGEVKNDYLLQHKVEVEHIRYGDTIQERFVDTYNNLSIKSVNMLKLFNKHCAKSHLFLMKVDDDVFLNVNKVVRALALRTRHTGLLLGRVRSHTKPFRSRSSKWYMPYKWYRPKTYPPFVCGPAYVMSVDVALKLYKCAMKHQLIYIEDVYLTGICARLMQIKPKNNDLFTCNRLRMNICQYKHFYTLHYYTAAEIRDSYRALQKDYCTKYKDFSVLKVSYGQQRDLLTPAATVISHDRS